One window of the Niallia circulans genome contains the following:
- a CDS encoding XTP/dITP diphosphatase: MKEIIIATKNTGKAKEFVQMFSPLGYEVKTLLDFPDVQDVEETGTTFEENALLKAETISKLLNRVVISDDSGLVIDALNGRPGVYSARYAGEQKNDQDNMDKVLYELEGVPLEKRTARFCCTLAVAIPNEDSLTFTGTCEGVILEERRGEYGFGYDPIFYVEAEEKAMAELPPEKKNKISHRANALKKLKEQLPTVFKEGK, translated from the coding sequence ATGAAAGAAATTATTATTGCAACTAAGAATACAGGCAAAGCAAAAGAATTTGTACAAATGTTTTCACCACTTGGCTATGAAGTAAAAACACTATTAGATTTTCCAGATGTCCAAGATGTAGAAGAGACAGGAACAACATTTGAAGAAAATGCTCTCCTTAAAGCAGAAACGATTTCTAAGCTGTTAAATCGTGTCGTTATTTCCGATGATTCTGGTCTTGTTATTGATGCATTAAATGGGAGACCAGGAGTATATTCCGCACGTTACGCAGGAGAACAAAAGAATGATCAAGATAATATGGACAAGGTTTTGTATGAATTAGAGGGTGTACCATTAGAAAAACGAACTGCTCGTTTTTGTTGTACATTAGCAGTTGCGATTCCAAATGAAGACTCCTTAACATTTACTGGAACTTGTGAAGGGGTTATTCTGGAGGAAAGAAGAGGAGAATATGGATTTGGCTATGATCCAATCTTTTATGTAGAAGCAGAAGAAAAGGCAATGGCGGAATTGCCGCCTGAAAAGAAAAATAAAATTAGTCATCGTGCAAACGCATTGAAAAAACTAAAAGAACAGCTTCCGACTGTTTTTAAAGAAGGGAAATAG
- a CDS encoding alpha/beta fold hydrolase: MSLHYQEYGDKSAPLMLFIHGGGVSDWMWDKQIQYFTHYHCVVPLLPEHGLNNDKVKFTIKGSAQALIKLVEDKARGKKVILIGFSLGSQVIVEMISMKPDIMNFAIINSASVRPILWAKKVIKPTIALTYPLIQNKTFSKLQARTLYISNDYFEKYYEESCQISSDTLVRVLVENMSYQLPKNFAEATGKILVTVGEKEKAMMKKSAKDIVAANSNGIGVIIPNIGHGVSFAMPDFFNHMVETWIQKGVLLNECKVIS, from the coding sequence ATGTCTTTACACTATCAGGAGTATGGTGATAAAAGTGCTCCACTGATGCTATTTATACATGGTGGTGGAGTAAGTGATTGGATGTGGGATAAGCAAATTCAATACTTCACTCATTATCACTGTGTTGTTCCCCTCTTACCTGAACATGGATTGAATAATGATAAAGTTAAATTTACTATAAAAGGGAGTGCACAAGCATTAATTAAATTAGTGGAAGATAAAGCTAGAGGAAAGAAAGTAATCTTAATTGGATTTTCTTTAGGTTCTCAAGTCATTGTGGAAATGATCAGTATGAAACCAGATATAATGAATTTTGCCATAATCAATAGCGCTTCAGTTAGACCGATTTTATGGGCAAAGAAAGTAATAAAACCTACTATTGCATTAACCTACCCATTAATTCAAAATAAGACCTTTTCCAAACTGCAAGCCAGAACACTATATATCAGCAATGACTATTTTGAAAAATATTATGAAGAAAGTTGTCAAATAAGTTCTGATACCCTTGTTCGAGTATTGGTAGAAAATATGTCCTATCAACTCCCTAAAAACTTTGCAGAGGCCACTGGAAAAATATTGGTTACGGTTGGTGAAAAAGAAAAAGCCATGATGAAAAAATCTGCAAAAGATATTGTAGCGGCAAATTCGAATGGAATCGGCGTGATTATCCCTAATATTGGCCATGGAGTATCTTTCGCTATGCCTGATTTTTTTAATCATATGGTCGAAACGTGGATTCAAAAAGGTGTTTTACTAAATGAATGTAAAGTGATAAGTTAA
- a CDS encoding GerMN domain-containing protein codes for MSKNNKLTIVSAVIISSVLISGCSLLGDKEKVDPPQTTSYKEDAVKKDADKETTGEVAKEDAMPVELYLMDKNGYVVPQTLNLPKTNSIAKESLEYLVKGGKVSELLPNDFQAVIPQDTKISINVDKDKVATVDFSKEFKEYEAKDEEKILQSITWTLTQFDSIDSVKLSLNGHELTEMPVNKTPIQGALTRADGININTDDVTDITNTRPLTVYYIGGELDSYYYVPVTKRISNGEENNVAAAVGELIEGPGMGGGAALTSLLPNDVKLLDDPIVEDGKVTLNFNENIYSSGLNGEEKVLADEVLNSLVLSLTEQEGIESVAVTVNGEADLVNAEGKSLTKPVTRPENVNTGSF; via the coding sequence ATGTCTAAGAATAACAAATTGACCATTGTTTCAGCGGTTATCATATCATCTGTGTTGATCTCTGGTTGTAGCTTGTTAGGAGATAAAGAAAAAGTCGATCCACCGCAAACTACTTCGTATAAAGAGGATGCAGTTAAAAAGGATGCGGATAAGGAAACAACTGGTGAAGTGGCGAAAGAGGATGCAATGCCAGTTGAATTATACTTAATGGATAAAAATGGGTATGTCGTTCCTCAAACATTAAATCTGCCAAAAACGAATTCGATTGCAAAAGAAAGCTTGGAATATTTAGTTAAGGGTGGGAAAGTTTCTGAATTGCTACCAAATGATTTTCAAGCAGTAATTCCTCAAGATACAAAAATAAGTATTAATGTAGATAAAGATAAAGTGGCTACTGTAGATTTTTCCAAGGAATTCAAAGAATACGAGGCTAAAGATGAAGAGAAAATCTTGCAGTCCATTACATGGACATTGACACAATTTGATTCCATCGATAGTGTGAAGCTTTCGTTAAATGGTCATGAGCTGACAGAGATGCCTGTAAATAAAACGCCAATTCAAGGGGCATTAACAAGAGCGGATGGCATCAACATTAATACAGATGATGTCACAGACATTACAAACACAAGACCATTGACTGTTTATTATATTGGTGGAGAGTTGGACTCCTATTATTATGTGCCAGTAACGAAGCGTATTAGTAATGGCGAAGAAAATAATGTCGCTGCTGCAGTAGGAGAGCTAATAGAAGGACCTGGTATGGGCGGAGGAGCAGCTCTGACAAGCTTATTACCTAATGACGTAAAGCTGTTGGATGATCCAATTGTAGAAGATGGCAAGGTTACGTTAAACTTTAACGAGAATATATATTCGAGTGGCTTAAATGGAGAAGAAAAGGTACTGGCTGATGAAGTATTAAATTCATTAGTATTATCCTTAACAGAGCAAGAAGGCATTGAAAGTGTTGCTGTTACTGTGAATGGAGAAGCAGATTTAGTGAACGCAGAAGGAAAAAGTTTAACTAAACCAGTGACACGCCCAGAAAATGTGAATACTGGTAGCTTCTAA
- the racE gene encoding glutamate racemase, producing the protein MERAIGVIDSGVGGLTVAKEIMRQLPFENIVYLGDTARCPYGPRTGEEVKKFTWEMTRFLLKKNIKMLVIACNTATAVALEEIREQLSIPVIGVIVPGARTAIKVTKNNYIGMIGTLGTVRSRAYETALKKINNRVRTISLACPKFVPLVESGEYDGPVARKIVKETLWPLKNKEIDTLILGCTHYPLLAKVIQEEMGKKVKVISSGAETAREVSTILNHHDELASGENQVEHYFYTTGSKEMFARIASNWLNQEIHAVETVKLT; encoded by the coding sequence TTGGAAAGAGCAATAGGGGTTATAGATTCTGGGGTTGGTGGATTAACAGTTGCAAAGGAGATAATGCGCCAGCTTCCTTTTGAAAATATCGTTTACTTAGGGGATACGGCAAGATGTCCATATGGCCCAAGAACGGGAGAAGAAGTGAAGAAATTTACTTGGGAAATGACTAGGTTCCTGTTGAAGAAAAACATAAAGATGCTTGTGATTGCCTGTAATACAGCTACTGCAGTCGCACTAGAGGAGATACGCGAACAGCTGTCTATTCCGGTGATTGGCGTAATCGTTCCAGGTGCACGGACAGCAATTAAGGTAACGAAAAATAATTATATAGGTATGATTGGAACATTAGGTACTGTTCGAAGTCGGGCATATGAAACAGCATTAAAGAAGATTAATAATCGAGTGAGAACAATTAGTTTAGCATGTCCAAAATTTGTCCCTTTAGTGGAGAGCGGCGAATATGATGGACCAGTCGCAAGGAAAATTGTGAAAGAAACGCTATGGCCATTAAAGAATAAAGAGATAGATACTCTAATTCTTGGTTGTACCCATTATCCTTTGTTAGCAAAAGTTATACAGGAAGAGATGGGAAAAAAGGTAAAGGTAATTAGTTCTGGAGCAGAAACTGCCCGCGAAGTTAGTACTATTCTCAACCATCATGATGAACTTGCTTCTGGAGAGAATCAAGTAGAACATTATTTTTATACAACTGGATCAAAAGAGATGTTTGCCCGCATCGCTTCCAATTGGCTGAATCAAGAAATACATGCTGTTGAAACAGTTAAATTAACATAA
- a CDS encoding MarR family winged helix-turn-helix transcriptional regulator gives MMTEEKDVKEYLKNIATIEKDMRYISGIIKQKGREILSNYTMTPPQFVALQWLFEEGDMTIGELSNKMFLAFSTTTDLVDRMEKNQLVQRVKDPNDRRVVRIHMLEEGKRLIDEVIKKRQGYLQEVLNEYSTEDIEELKKNFMRLHQVMREK, from the coding sequence ATGATGACTGAAGAAAAAGATGTAAAGGAATACTTAAAGAATATAGCTACAATCGAAAAAGATATGCGCTACATATCTGGTATTATCAAACAAAAGGGAAGAGAGATTTTAAGTAATTATACGATGACTCCTCCTCAATTTGTTGCCTTACAATGGCTATTTGAAGAAGGGGATATGACGATTGGGGAATTATCTAATAAAATGTTCCTTGCGTTTAGTACTACGACAGATTTGGTTGATCGGATGGAAAAAAATCAGTTAGTTCAAAGAGTGAAGGATCCCAATGATCGACGTGTGGTTCGTATTCATATGCTAGAAGAAGGAAAAAGATTAATTGACGAAGTTATCAAGAAGCGTCAAGGTTATCTTCAAGAGGTATTAAATGAGTACTCAACGGAAGATATTGAAGAATTAAAGAAAAATTTTATGCGGTTACATCAAGTAATGCGAGAAAAATGA
- the gerE gene encoding spore germination transcription factor GerE, producing MKENEFTHKPLLTKREREVFELLVQDKTTKEIASDLFISEKTVRNHISNAMQKLGVKGRSQAVVELLRMGELEL from the coding sequence TTGAAGGAGAATGAATTTACTCACAAGCCATTATTAACCAAAAGAGAAAGAGAAGTATTTGAGCTGTTAGTCCAAGATAAAACGACTAAGGAAATCGCGAGTGATTTATTCATAAGCGAGAAAACAGTTCGAAATCATATTTCTAATGCTATGCAGAAGCTGGGCGTGAAGGGGCGTTCACAGGCTGTTGTAGAACTCCTTAGAATGGGAGAACTAGAACTATAA
- the sdhB gene encoding succinate dehydrogenase iron-sulfur subunit — MGEQKTVTLQIERQDDPNSPSYVEEFSLPYRPNMNIISALMEIRRNPVTSDGKKTSPVAWDMNCLEEVCGACSMVINGKPRQSCTALIDQLEQPIRLEPMRTFPVVRDLQVDRSRMFDSLKKVKAWIPIDGTYDLGPGPRMPEKKRQWAYELSKCMTCGVCLEACPNVNSKSNFIGPAPLSQVRLFNSHPTGEMNKEERLQEIMGDGGLANCGNSQNCVQSCPKGIPLTTSIAALNRETTFQAFKEFFGSDH, encoded by the coding sequence ATGGGGGAGCAAAAAACTGTAACATTACAAATTGAAAGGCAAGATGACCCTAATTCACCATCTTATGTAGAAGAATTTAGTTTACCTTATCGTCCTAATATGAACATCATTTCTGCATTAATGGAGATTCGCAGAAATCCAGTTACAAGCGACGGGAAAAAGACCTCTCCAGTTGCTTGGGATATGAACTGTTTGGAAGAAGTTTGCGGAGCCTGTTCTATGGTCATCAATGGAAAACCACGCCAATCCTGTACAGCACTCATTGATCAATTAGAACAGCCGATTCGTCTAGAGCCAATGAGAACCTTCCCTGTGGTGCGCGACCTGCAAGTCGATCGAAGCCGCATGTTTGACAGTTTAAAGAAAGTCAAAGCGTGGATACCAATTGATGGCACATATGATTTAGGGCCTGGACCAAGAATGCCAGAGAAAAAACGCCAGTGGGCATATGAGTTATCGAAATGTATGACATGTGGAGTCTGCTTAGAAGCTTGCCCAAATGTAAATAGTAAATCTAATTTCATTGGACCAGCACCTCTTTCTCAAGTCCGTCTCTTTAATTCACATCCAACAGGAGAGATGAATAAGGAGGAAAGACTGCAAGAGATAATGGGAGACGGCGGACTGGCTAACTGTGGTAATTCTCAAAACTGTGTGCAGTCCTGTCCAAAAGGCATTCCACTAACTACATCAATTGCAGCCTTAAACCGAGAAACAACGTTCCAGGCATTTAAAGAGTTCTTTGGAAGTGACCATTAA